In Bacillus pumilus, the sequence CAGCAACGGCACAAACAATCAAATCTCACCACAACGTAGGTGGTCTTCCAGAAGACATGCAGTTCGAATTGATTGAGCCTTTGAATACACTATTCAAGGATGAAGTCCGAGCCCTAGGTTCAGAGCTTGGCATTCCTGACGACATCGTCTGGAGACAGCCATTCCCAGGTCCAGGACTAGGTATCCGTGTATTAGGTGAAATTTCTGAAGAAAAACTAGAAATCGTTCGTGAATCTGATGCCATTCTTCGCGAAGAAATTGCGAACTTCGGCCTAGAGCGCGACATCTGGCAATACTTCACCGTTCTTCCAGACATCCGCAGTGTAGGTGTGATGGGTGACGCAAGAACATATGACTACACAATCGGCATCCGTGCTGTTACGTCTATTGATGGTATGACGAGTGACTGGGCAAGAATCCCTTGGGATGTGCTTGAGAAGATATCAACTCGTATTGTGAATGAAGTGAAGCATATTAACCGTGTGGTGTATGATATTACGAGTAAGCCGCCTGCTACAATCGAGTGGGAGTAGACTTCCAAGAATTGAATGATTAAAGGTGATGAGAAAGCAGTCGTATCAAAGGTTTGAACAGTTTGTGTGTGGATAGGGTACTATTCATCCGCAGCAATCTTTTTTCAAAATGAGACTCTCGTTTATTCACATTATTTGTGAAAAAAGGAGGGTCTTTTTTATGACTGAAATTACAGAACTACTAGATGATTTTAAAATGAAAAAGATCATCATCATTAGGATAAGCCGCGAGTCAAGATCGTGGCTTATCTTTTTGTGTTTTCCCATGTTCGGAGCAGGTGCATTTAAGTACACTCACCTAACATAGTGCATAGGATAATTTGATAAACTGTGAAGGGATTGAGAAAAATGTATTACTATCCAAATATGTATCCATATCAATATCCTTATTATGTTCATGTACCAATGAATAACTATGATAGACAGTCTGTTTATTGGAATATTCCTGTTGAGGGACATGCAAACAGTTCTTTTCGTTTTTCCAATGATGATGCTGCAAGCATTTTATCAAAAGATTATGGAGCAGAACCGTTTGCCGTTAATATCAATGAGGCTACAAAGAAAAACAATACGTACCGTACCGCCTTATGGACAGGAACTCATTTGCAAGTTACCTTAATGAGTCTCAATGCTGGCGAAGATATCGGTTTGGAAATGCACCCTAACGTTGACCAATTCTTACGTGTTGAACAAGGTCAGGGGATTGTTCAAATGGGCAAAAGGAAAGATAAATTAAATTTTAGAAGAAATATCTATGATGATACTGCAATACTGATACCTGCTGGAACATGGCACAATGTAACCAATACAGGTAATGTTCCGCTTAAACTTTATTCAATATATGCTCCTCCTAACCACCCGTTTGGTACTATTCATGTAACAAAGGCAGATGCAGTGGCTGCGGAAGAAGGTGACGGTCACGGCAATGAAAATACAGTTATTTTTGGCAGAACTCCAGATGAATGGATAAAGCACACGGAATTTTTGGTAAACGAAGGGTTAGAGGATGTTAAAAAAGGAATAAATGCTACACACATTCTCCAAGAATTTATTCTAATGGGCGTTCTTGTAGGAAAAGGGTATTCTCCCGAAAGTGCATATGAAACAGTAGAAGAATGGGAACGTACAGGAGAATCCAAACTTCTTCAGAAAAGTAAAAAATATGTAGGATTAGAGTAAATGCATATAGTGAGGAGAAAAAAACTCTTGATAAAAGATTTACTTAACCTTTAGGTTCTACTATTTTTAACAATACAAAAGAGTATGATTCCATAAATATAATCATACTCCTTTTTCTGTATTTAACACTAATGAAAAAAGGATTACATTGGAAAATTATTCGTGTAAATTGACATCATTACACCTTCACCTAAAAGGTTCCTGCGAGACCTCTTTCAAATGCTGCAAGATGATTCAAAGAGGCGTTACGAAGTTGTGAAAAAACTGTTCTCGAAAGAGATCAATGTTCAATCCTTTTAAGTGGTAAGGCTGATTTGTTAGATGACCTTTGAAGACGTCATCATGTCTTTTAGAGATTTCCCCCCACATTCTTTCACCCTCAAGCTCCTCTTGTTCAGTCTCGCCTAAAAAGATTAATTTGACCGTATCTCAGGTCTTTAATATATCGGTTATTTGTTTGCTGGGTCTGTAAAAAGTATAAGGAAATGCAGCGTTTTTTCGTGAACGTTGTCTAAACGCCATGACATGTGTAAACCGCCTTTCGGTTGTTTGGTCGTGCTATTCTACATGAAAATATCTGAAATGATTTGTCTACTTGTCTAACACGATTGATCATATCATGATTGTGAAAACACTGAAAATTTTCAACCAATATAACCATTAGCTTGGATTACCCTTTGTTTTGTGGATGATTTTTTATCAAATAAAACAATTTAGCACAAATGATCAAAAAAAAGAGGGAGTAAGTTATAAAATATAAAGGTATAGGGGGGAGAAACAATGGATTACTATGAGAGAATACAACATTCAATTGAGTTTATTGAGAAGAATCTGCAAAACGATATGAGTATAAATGATATATCCTCGAAATCCTGTTTTTCAACGTTTCATTTTCAGCGTCTTTTTCAAGCCATTACAGGTTTTTCTGTGCAAGAGTATATCAGGAATAGAAGGCTTACAGAAGCTGCTAGGTTACTGAAAGAAACAAAACAGAATGTCTTAGATATAGCGGTTACTTTCCAGTATGGTTCTCAAGAAGCGTTTACTCGTGCCTTTGTACATTTTTTTGGTATGACACCTGGTAGGTATCGAAAAGAGGAGATTGTGTTAAAGCAACAACACAAAATGAACTTTTTGGAGTACCAATATAAGCTAGAAGGTGAATTCAATATGAATAAACCCGTTATCACTCAATTAAACAAAGTTTATATGATTGGTTACGAGTATAGAACGAATCTGTATAACGAGAATTATTTCACTGAAATTCCATCGTTTTATATTGATTTTGGAAAAAAGGAGTATTATAAACGTATTCCTAAGAAAATAGCACCTCATATGGCTTACGGTGTATCTACTCATTTTCAAGATGATGGCCGTTTTTCGTTTGTTGTTGAAGAAGAAGTGGAGGAATCCAATATAGAATTAGAAGAAGGATTTGTACAATTGGTCATTCCTGAGGGGAAATATGCAGCATTTAAAGTGAGTGGAAGCAATGAATTGGTGCAAAACACCAGGAGGTATATCTATGGAAGCTGGCTGCCACATTCAAATTATGAAAGAGCGGATGGACCAGACTTTGAAATAACAGATGTCTTACATTCGACGTACCCAAATGATATGAAAATGAGAATCTATATTCCAATTGAGGGATAGCCAAGGGGGTCATGAGATGAGAATGGAAAGCATTTTTGAGACTTTTCCTGTATTAGCATCAAAGAATCTATTATTTAAAAAAATTGATGAGAGCCACTTACAAGAATTATATGCAATTTACGACAATGATAAGGTCTTCCGGTATTGTGGGATCATTCCTAAGCATCATCTCCAAACGGTAAAAAA encodes:
- a CDS encoding cupin domain-containing protein; translated protein: MYYYPNMYPYQYPYYVHVPMNNYDRQSVYWNIPVEGHANSSFRFSNDDAASILSKDYGAEPFAVNINEATKKNNTYRTALWTGTHLQVTLMSLNAGEDIGLEMHPNVDQFLRVEQGQGIVQMGKRKDKLNFRRNIYDDTAILIPAGTWHNVTNTGNVPLKLYSIYAPPNHPFGTIHVTKADAVAAEEGDGHGNENTVIFGRTPDEWIKHTEFLVNEGLEDVKKGINATHILQEFILMGVLVGKGYSPESAYETVEEWERTGESKLLQKSKKYVGLE
- a CDS encoding AraC family transcriptional regulator, translating into MDYYERIQHSIEFIEKNLQNDMSINDISSKSCFSTFHFQRLFQAITGFSVQEYIRNRRLTEAARLLKETKQNVLDIAVTFQYGSQEAFTRAFVHFFGMTPGRYRKEEIVLKQQHKMNFLEYQYKLEGEFNMNKPVITQLNKVYMIGYEYRTNLYNENYFTEIPSFYIDFGKKEYYKRIPKKIAPHMAYGVSTHFQDDGRFSFVVEEEVEESNIELEEGFVQLVIPEGKYAAFKVSGSNELVQNTRRYIYGSWLPHSNYERADGPDFEITDVLHSTYPNDMKMRIYIPIEG